The sequence ACCCTTCGATCAAGCTATGGGCCAATGCGCAGCAACTGATCTTCGGTGAGGCCACCAGCGGCGCTGTGCTCGGTCGCGATGGCTGGCTGTTCACCAGCCAGGAGTACCGGGTTCCGAACAATCTGGAGGCGAGCATTGCCCGCCAGGTCAGCCACATTACCCAGGCCCGAGACCAATTGCAGGCCGAAGGTATGCGCCTGGTGTTGCTGCCTGTGCCGATGAAGCTTGAAGTCTATGCCGACTATCGCCTGCGTCAGCCGGCCGAAACGGTCGAAACCCTGTATCAGCGGTTGCAGGCTGAACTGCAGGCTCAGGCGGTCGAGGTAGTCGACTTACGCGACGGTTTCCGCGCGGCGGCAAGTAGCCAGGAGCTGTTTCTCAGTAACGATACCCACTGGAGTCCTGCAGGTGCACGTCTGGCCGCCGAGCTGCTGGTTGCCCGGCATCCGGAGCTGCGGGGGCCGACCCGATTCGTGACCGAGCAGATCGGTAGCAAACAGCACAGCGGGGATCTGCAGCGTTACCTGCAGTTTGATCAGCGCTTGCGTCCGGATTACTTCGAGCCGGTCGAGCTGGCGCTGTATGAAACCCGCCGTCAGGAGCAGCAGGTCGATGCCCACAGCCTGTTCGGCGATATTGGCCTGAGCACTGCTGTGGTTGGCACCAGCTACACCCAGGTCGCTGAATGGAACTTCATTGGCGCGCTGAAACAGGCTCTTGGACAGGATGTGATGAGTGTGGCGGTTGAGGCGCACGGCCCATTTCATGCTATGGACAACTTCCTGAAGCTGGAGCCCGAGCAGCGCCATGGTATTGAAACCGTGATATGGGAGTTCCCGGTGCGCACGCTGCTGGCCCAGCAAAACACGCGCCGGGCCTCACTCGACCCTTTTGAACGACAGTTTTAGCCCTAGGAGAAGTCATCATGAATGTGCGCATCTACCGCTGGTTGTGTCTGCCCTGCCTGCTGTTGCTGGCCACCCTGGCCCAGGCTCAGGATGGCAACGCCGACCTGTATGACGGGGTGGCACCAGCCGATTCGGCCTTTGTCCGGGTATTCAACCTGGGCAGCACCAGTATCGGTTTCGGCTTGAGCGGCAAGCAGCGTGAACAGCGCATCGCTGCCGGGCAGTTGGGTAGCTACCGCTTCACCTCGCCGGGCCCTGGGCGGCTGACCATTGAGGGCAACAGTCTGGAGGCCCAGTTCGAGGCCAGCAGCGCCACCACCGTGCTCTACAAGGACGGCCAGTTCGTGCTGATTGCCGATAAGTTCGTTGATGACCCGCGCAAGGCCCAGGTCGGATTCTATAACCTGACCTCGCAACCTGTGGCGCTCAAGACCCGCGATGGCAAGCACACCGTGGTTGAGGCGATCGGGACTAATGAAACCGGGCTGCGGGCGGTCAATGAGATCAAGATCGGCTTTTCCGCCTACGCTGGCGAGCAGGAACTGGCCCAGTTTGACGAAGTGTTTCTCAAGCTGGGCAACACCTACAGCTTCATGGTGGTCGAGGAAGCGGGCGGGCTGAGAACCCTGTCCATGTCCAGCACCATCGACCCGACCGAATAACGTTGTGCAACCGACCAGGAATGAGCCAAGGATGAAACCTGCGTACCCCTCAACTCTCGGCTTGCTGATGGCCCTGTGGTTCACTGTGCCGGCGGCCCAGGCCCAGGCTGGCCCCAATCAACCCTGCCTCGGCCCCGAGTGCCTGATCTGTCCGGCGCTCAGCGATCCGCAACAGTACGCCGAGGGCGGGATGAAGATCATGCGCTTCATGGCTCCGGGCAGGGGAAGCTGGCTATTTCGCTCGGATGTGGATCTGACCACCGATTTCGGCATGCCGGCGCACATGGAGCCGGAGCTGGCCCGGCTGATTTCTACCTTCAACCGCCAGGGCACCGAGGTGGCGATCGTGGTTCAGCCAACGCGTGGCCTGATGCATCGTGACAAAGTGCGCCCGGACTTTGCCTACGGTTTCGACTACGCCGAAGGGGTAGCCAATCTGCGTCATTTTCTCACCCAGCTGAGAAACGCCGGGGCCATCGTGCCGGACGTCATGAATCTGGTGGAAAACCCGCCGCAGGAGGAATACTTCTTCCGCCGCGATACCCACTGGACTCCGGCCGGGGCCAAGGCCACCGCGCAACTGGTGGCGCAGGAAGTGCGTCGTCAGCCGGTCTATGCCGGGTTGACCAAGAGCACCTATCGCACCGAGCCCAGCGTGATCATTCCCAAGGATGGCGCCCACAACATGGCCTTCAGCCGCCTGTGCGGCAATGATTTTGGCTATCAGTATGTGCAGAACTTCCAGACCGTGCCGGAAGTTGATGAAGTCAGTGCGTTGTTCGACGATATTCCCGAGCCGGAGGTGACGCTGGTCGGTACCAGTAACTCGGCAGCCCGTGACGAAGACACCAAGCAGTACAACTTTGATGGTTATCTGAAGGAGTACCTGTCGGTCAACCTGATGAACTTCTCCTTGCAGGGGGGTGGTCAGGATGGTGCCTTGATGGAGTACCTGCTGTCACCCAGTTACTCAACGAACAATCCGCCGAAACTGATCATCTGGGAACTGCCGGCCAACTACAAGCTGGCCAGCGAGGTCATGTACCGGCAACTGGTGCCCGCAGCTGAAGGAGGCTGCGCAGCGCGCACCACGGTGCTGAGCGGACGTGCCGAACGTTCGGGCTATCGGGAGAACGACCGGATCGAGGTGCTGAGCAACAGTGGTGCCCAGCGTCAGGCGTTGACTGGGGCCGACGGTGTACTGGATATCAAGATGTCCGACCGCGATTTGCGCAACTTCTACGTCATCGTCTATTACGACAATGGCAGTCGTGACAAGGTCTGGATTCGGCGTCCGGGAATTGTCAGTGGCGGTCAGTACTACCTGGAGCTGAGCAAGGCTACCGAGTTCCGCAACGCCAACCTGCTGTCGGTGTTCATCGAGCCGACCCAGGCGTCCGACAAGCCGATTGATCTGGAGGTCAGCCTGTGCCGTTAGTCCGACTTAAGTCTTCCGTCATCGCCCTGCTGATGGTGCTGGCCAGCCTCTGGGCGGCGAGTGCCAGTGCCGCCACCAGTATGTGGCCGCCACGGGCCACCAGTCAGTCGGCGATGATCGGTGACTACCGTGCCCTGAGCTGCCCTCACTCACCGCCGCCAGCCTATACCGGGCACCTGCGGGTTGACAGCAAGTACGACCAGAGCGAGGCAAGCAAGACCACGCTGGTGCCGCTGCCCCAGGAGTCTGAGCGCATTCGTCAGCAGATCACCGAGTATCATCGGGGCTTGCAGGAGATCATCACCCGCTATGAGCGGGCCCGCAATGAGCAGGAGGTCAATCTGAGCCTGGCATGTCTGCATCAATGGCTGGAGGCCTGGGCTCAGCCGGGTGCCATGCTCAGCCGCGAGGTCAGCGGCACTGGCCGTGCCGTGCGCAAATGGTCACTGGCTGCCCTGGGTTCCGGGCTGCTCAAGGTC is a genomic window of Halopseudomonas phragmitis containing:
- a CDS encoding alginate O-acetyltransferase AlgX-related protein; this encodes MNLPVMRSASKLNGIAFCIMLGAMFLYSLPTLYGFARSQENPGSLFFDGKLVRHFEQFYDKQLFLRDPSIKLWANAQQLIFGEATSGAVLGRDGWLFTSQEYRVPNNLEASIARQVSHITQARDQLQAEGMRLVLLPVPMKLEVYADYRLRQPAETVETLYQRLQAELQAQAVEVVDLRDGFRAAASSQELFLSNDTHWSPAGARLAAELLVARHPELRGPTRFVTEQIGSKQHSGDLQRYLQFDQRLRPDYFEPVELALYETRRQEQQVDAHSLFGDIGLSTAVVGTSYTQVAEWNFIGALKQALGQDVMSVAVEAHGPFHAMDNFLKLEPEQRHGIETVIWEFPVRTLLAQQNTRRASLDPFERQF
- a CDS encoding alginate O-acetyltransferase AlgF; this translates as MNVRIYRWLCLPCLLLLATLAQAQDGNADLYDGVAPADSAFVRVFNLGSTSIGFGLSGKQREQRIAAGQLGSYRFTSPGPGRLTIEGNSLEAQFEASSATTVLYKDGQFVLIADKFVDDPRKAQVGFYNLTSQPVALKTRDGKHTVVEAIGTNETGLRAVNEIKIGFSAYAGEQELAQFDEVFLKLGNTYSFMVVEEAGGLRTLSMSSTIDPTE
- a CDS encoding alginate O-acetyltransferase AlgX-related protein — protein: MKPAYPSTLGLLMALWFTVPAAQAQAGPNQPCLGPECLICPALSDPQQYAEGGMKIMRFMAPGRGSWLFRSDVDLTTDFGMPAHMEPELARLISTFNRQGTEVAIVVQPTRGLMHRDKVRPDFAYGFDYAEGVANLRHFLTQLRNAGAIVPDVMNLVENPPQEEYFFRRDTHWTPAGAKATAQLVAQEVRRQPVYAGLTKSTYRTEPSVIIPKDGAHNMAFSRLCGNDFGYQYVQNFQTVPEVDEVSALFDDIPEPEVTLVGTSNSAARDEDTKQYNFDGYLKEYLSVNLMNFSLQGGGQDGALMEYLLSPSYSTNNPPKLIIWELPANYKLASEVMYRQLVPAAEGGCAARTTVLSGRAERSGYRENDRIEVLSNSGAQRQALTGADGVLDIKMSDRDLRNFYVIVYYDNGSRDKVWIRRPGIVSGGQYYLELSKATEFRNANLLSVFIEPTQASDKPIDLEVSLCR